The [Bacillus] selenitireducens MLS10 genome includes a region encoding these proteins:
- the dnaA gene encoding chromosomal replication initiator protein DnaA — protein sequence MENLNDLWDQVLSKIEQKVSKPSFDTWFKYTVVDSIDQSSNTITVIAPNEFARDWLENRYFSILTETLYELTGAELEARFILPKDEGSDLDFVEKNNPPVLQEDLDNGETTKHMLNTKYTFDTFVIGSGNRFAHAASLAVAEAPAKAYNPLFIYGGVGLGKTHLMHAIGHYVVDHNPDAKVVYLSSEKFTNEFINSIRDNKAVDFRNKYRNVDILLIDDIQFLAGKEQTQEEFFHTFNALHEERKQIIISSDRPPKEIPTLEDRLRSRFEWGLITDITPPDLETRIAILRKKAKAENLDIPKEVMNYIANQIDTNIRELEGALIRVVAYSSLINQDMNADLAAVALKDIIPNSKPKKVTIESVQEAVAAHFQIRVEEMKAKKRTKTVAYPRQIAMYMAREMTDSSLPKIGNEFGKRDHTTVIHAHEKISRLFADDEELQQHIREITEKLRS from the coding sequence TTGGAGAATTTAAATGATTTATGGGATCAGGTCCTGTCGAAAATCGAACAGAAAGTCAGCAAACCGAGTTTTGACACCTGGTTCAAATATACGGTGGTGGACTCCATTGACCAGAGTTCAAACACCATCACGGTCATCGCGCCTAATGAATTTGCCCGTGACTGGCTTGAGAACCGCTATTTCAGCATTCTGACTGAAACGCTTTATGAACTCACCGGCGCGGAACTTGAAGCACGCTTTATTTTACCGAAGGATGAAGGATCGGATCTCGATTTTGTCGAAAAAAACAACCCGCCTGTTCTTCAGGAGGATTTGGATAACGGCGAAACGACGAAGCATATGCTCAATACAAAGTATACATTCGATACGTTCGTCATCGGCAGTGGCAACCGTTTCGCCCACGCAGCTTCACTGGCTGTTGCCGAAGCACCGGCGAAAGCCTATAATCCGCTGTTTATTTATGGAGGCGTCGGTCTCGGCAAGACCCACTTGATGCACGCCATCGGCCACTATGTCGTCGATCATAATCCCGATGCAAAAGTCGTCTATCTGTCCTCTGAGAAATTTACGAACGAGTTTATCAACTCGATCCGGGATAACAAAGCCGTTGATTTTCGGAATAAATACCGCAATGTCGATATTCTTCTGATTGATGACATTCAGTTTCTCGCAGGCAAAGAACAGACGCAGGAGGAATTCTTCCACACGTTCAACGCCCTGCATGAAGAACGAAAGCAGATCATCATCTCAAGTGACCGGCCTCCAAAAGAGATTCCGACTCTTGAAGACCGGCTTCGATCCCGTTTTGAATGGGGACTGATTACAGACATTACACCACCGGATCTCGAGACGCGAATTGCGATTCTCCGTAAAAAAGCAAAAGCGGAAAATCTCGATATTCCTAAAGAAGTGATGAACTACATTGCCAATCAGATCGATACGAACATTCGCGAACTTGAAGGGGCGCTGATCCGGGTCGTCGCTTACTCATCCCTGATCAATCAGGACATGAATGCCGATCTCGCAGCCGTTGCCCTGAAAGATATCATTCCAAACAGCAAACCGAAAAAAGTGACCATTGAATCCGTCCAGGAAGCAGTGGCGGCCCATTTTCAAATCCGCGTTGAGGAAATGAAAGCGAAAAAACGCACAAAAACCGTTGCTTATCCAAGACAGATTGCAATGTATATGGCACGGGAGATGACCGACAGCTCCCTTCCGAAGATCGGGAATGAATTTGGCAAACGGGATCACACCACCGTGATTCATGCCCACGAAAAAATCAGCCGGCTTTTTGCCGATGATGAAGAACTTCAGCAGCACATCCGGGAGATCACAGAGAAACTCCGTTCATAG